Proteins from a genomic interval of Stomatohabitans albus:
- a CDS encoding FAD-dependent oxidoreductase → MTIDVVVIGAGQAGLAAAGQLVSGGLSVGSELLVLDANDGPGGAWRHRWDSLTLGRAHRVADLPGLPLGEADPNEPASRVVSDYYGRYEQHFGLSVLRPATVSAVRSEDGDDGPLTVYYDHAGQEHSVRARLVISAAGTWTRPFIPRIPGDSSFNGEQLHTADFVDVEHFRGRRTVVVGGGLSAVQFLLQLAPVTETIWATRRPPEFTSRDFNIEWGLDVERAVRKRTEAGLRPVSVVAATGIPMLPDYLEGVESGVLVSRGMFDRITPTGVHFPGMSATPADGEAELKVPESWAPFQDETDVPVDVIFWNTGFRSELRHLAPLQLRAPGGGIQVRNEVEVPADPRVLLVGYGSSASTVGATRAGRRAASTALRRLGRRTN, encoded by the coding sequence ATGACGATTGATGTTGTTGTTATTGGTGCTGGCCAGGCCGGCCTTGCCGCGGCGGGGCAACTCGTCTCTGGTGGGCTAAGCGTAGGGTCCGAGTTGTTGGTGCTTGACGCGAACGACGGTCCTGGCGGGGCCTGGCGTCACCGCTGGGATTCATTGACCCTGGGACGGGCACACCGAGTTGCTGACTTGCCCGGTTTACCACTGGGTGAGGCGGATCCGAATGAGCCTGCCTCCCGCGTTGTCTCGGACTACTACGGCCGGTATGAGCAGCATTTTGGCCTTTCAGTCCTCCGACCAGCCACGGTCAGCGCGGTGCGTTCTGAGGACGGTGATGATGGCCCGCTGACCGTGTACTACGACCATGCTGGACAAGAACACAGTGTGCGTGCACGACTGGTTATTTCAGCGGCTGGTACTTGGACCCGTCCCTTCATACCACGCATACCTGGCGATTCATCTTTCAATGGGGAACAGTTGCATACGGCTGACTTTGTTGATGTGGAGCATTTCCGGGGACGTCGGACAGTAGTGGTTGGCGGGGGGCTCTCAGCGGTGCAGTTCTTATTGCAACTTGCCCCAGTTACCGAGACGATTTGGGCGACACGCCGACCACCAGAGTTTACAAGCCGAGACTTCAATATCGAGTGGGGTCTCGATGTGGAACGGGCCGTGCGCAAACGCACTGAGGCGGGGCTTCGCCCTGTGAGTGTTGTGGCAGCAACCGGTATCCCGATGCTGCCTGACTATCTTGAGGGCGTGGAGTCCGGGGTGCTGGTCAGCCGGGGCATGTTCGACCGTATTACCCCAACCGGTGTGCACTTTCCAGGTATGTCCGCCACTCCAGCGGACGGAGAGGCGGAACTGAAGGTACCGGAGAGTTGGGCACCATTTCAGGACGAAACTGACGTGCCCGTTGATGTGATCTTCTGGAATACCGGGTTCCGTTCGGAGCTGCGGCACCTTGCCCCACTCCAGCTACGCGCACCCGGTGGAGGCATCCAGGTCCGCAATGAGGTGGAGGTCCCCGCCGATCCCCGTGTCCTCCTCGTCGGGTATGGTTCCAGTGCCTCTACCGTTGGCGCGACCAGAGCCGGTCGCCGTGCCGCAAGCACCGCGTTGCGCCGGCTCGGCCGCCGCACGAACTGA